A single window of Tenericutes bacterium MZ-XQ DNA harbors:
- a CDS encoding 5-formyltetrahydrofolate cyclo-ligase — MTKDEIRRLMIDLRLKQTPKEKKQRDQDLLNQIRNHPYYNEAQTVTIFYPMKGEIGLLDLLKDDKTFLFPRVHGEQMDFYPYHKFMVFHKSAFGVMEPSIQEDKHEGDYDLVIVPALAISKEKDRIGYGKGFYDRFILNHNVKHTLGVIYDFQELDHIDVSSFDQKLDDYLKGSL; from the coding sequence ATGACAAAAGATGAGATTAGAAGACTCATGATAGATTTAAGATTAAAGCAAACACCTAAAGAAAAGAAGCAAAGAGATCAGGATTTGTTAAATCAAATTAGAAATCATCCTTATTACAATGAAGCCCAAACAGTTACAATATTTTATCCGATGAAAGGCGAAATCGGATTATTAGATTTATTAAAGGATGATAAAACATTCCTATTCCCTAGAGTTCATGGTGAGCAAATGGACTTTTATCCATATCATAAGTTTATGGTATTTCATAAAAGTGCTTTTGGTGTGATGGAACCTAGCATTCAAGAAGATAAACATGAGGGTGACTATGACTTAGTTATCGTTCCAGCACTTGCAATTTCTAAAGAAAAAGATAGAATAGGTTATGGCAAAGGTTTTTACGATCGATTTATTTTAAACCATAATGTTAAACATACACTTGGAGTCATCTATGATTTTCAAGAATTAGATCACATTGATGTTTCATCATTTGATCAAAAATTAGATGATTACCTAAAGGGGTCTTTATGA
- a CDS encoding 2-C-methyl-D-erythritol 2,4-cyclodiphosphate synthase, with translation MNTALIVAAGTGSRSQLKESKILYKINNKPIFMYSIEAFQSLGYHICLVVSKGDLSEIMDYVDPTVKVVIGGKTRSESVQKGLKEVTTPYVFIHDAARPLITTKAITEVEKALQMHDAVVLCEPVISALKYYEKNTLKTVDRQKHIMTQTPQAFLTEKIRYAYIRNEEAFDDDISLYQAFYPDMNVHVIMNDEPNPKLTYPIDFEQTKILLEGEADMRVGHSFDLHQLKTGRKLILGGIEIEHEKGLDGHSDADVLLHAIAESILGALALGDLGKHFPDTDETYKDMSSMDILKQVYQKMKSMGYKVNNIDATIYAQKPKLAPYIEHMRTNISKTIDIDMKDISIKATTYEKMDAIGQEKAMAAESVVLLKKG, from the coding sequence ATGAATACAGCATTAATAGTTGCTGCTGGTACAGGCAGCAGATCGCAACTCAAAGAATCAAAGATTTTATACAAAATAAATAATAAACCCATTTTCATGTACAGTATTGAAGCATTCCAATCCTTAGGCTATCACATTTGTTTAGTCGTATCAAAGGGGGATCTTAGCGAAATCATGGATTATGTGGATCCTACAGTCAAAGTTGTCATTGGCGGAAAAACAAGAAGTGAGAGTGTTCAAAAAGGACTCAAAGAAGTAACCACACCTTATGTATTCATCCACGATGCAGCTAGACCTTTGATTACAACCAAAGCAATCACAGAGGTTGAGAAAGCTTTGCAAATGCATGATGCAGTAGTTTTATGTGAACCAGTGATATCAGCTTTAAAATATTATGAAAAAAATACGTTAAAAACAGTGGATCGTCAAAAACATATTATGACGCAAACACCACAAGCGTTTTTAACAGAGAAAATAAGATATGCTTATATTAGAAATGAAGAAGCATTTGATGATGACATTAGCTTATATCAAGCGTTTTATCCAGATATGAATGTCCATGTGATTATGAATGATGAACCAAATCCTAAATTAACATATCCAATTGATTTTGAACAAACAAAAATATTATTAGAAGGTGAAGCAGATATGCGAGTTGGTCATAGTTTTGATCTTCATCAATTGAAAACGGGTAGAAAACTCATCCTTGGTGGCATCGAGATCGAGCATGAAAAAGGACTTGATGGACATAGCGATGCAGATGTATTATTACATGCAATTGCTGAATCCATATTGGGTGCACTTGCGTTAGGTGATCTTGGAAAACATTTCCCAGATACCGATGAAACTTATAAAGACATGTCATCGATGGATATATTAAAACAGGTTTATCAAAAAATGAAGAGCATGGGATATAAAGTAAACAATATAGATGCAACTATTTATGCACAAAAACCTAAGTTAGCACCGTATATTGAGCACATGAGAACTAACATATCAAAAACGATTGATATAGATATGAAAGACATAAGCATTAAAGCAACTACATATGAAAAAATGGATGCCATTGGGCAAGAAAAAGCAATGGCAGCTGAGTCAGTAGTACTTTTAAAGAAGGGGTAA
- a CDS encoding glucose-6-phosphate isomerase, which translates to MAHVDIVLNDARSFLSEQPEQLQEKVNEIHKMIHNKTGLGNEFLGWLDLPSNYDKDEFKRVLEAAERIRETSEVLVVIGIGGSYLGAKAGLEFLKVPFEEKTLEIVFAGHHMSGSYLKHLTNYLKDKSFSINVISKSGTTTEPAIAFRVLKDLLIEKVGEAEAKTRIYATTDKQRGALYTLSKAEGYEMFIIPDDVGGRFSVLTPVGLLPLAADGLDVKSMLKGAKDAEIRFSNPKLEENEAYLYAVTRYLLYKQGYKIEMLVGYEPNLLFLNEWWKQLYGESEGKDHKGLFVASAGFSTDLHSLGQYIQDGERHLFETVIQVENTNDDTIIPETNDDLDQLNYLAGKTLSYVNKQALKGTMMAHKDGLVPNMLLSIPSFDSYTFGYLVYFFEKACAMSAYLIDVNPFNQPGVEDYKKNMFALLGKKGYEHILK; encoded by the coding sequence ATGGCACATGTAGATATCGTGCTTAATGATGCACGCTCATTTTTGAGCGAGCAACCAGAACAATTACAAGAAAAAGTTAATGAGATTCATAAAATGATTCACAACAAAACAGGTTTAGGAAATGAATTTTTAGGGTGGTTAGACCTCCCTTCAAATTACGATAAGGATGAGTTCAAACGCGTTTTAGAAGCTGCAGAACGCATTAGAGAAACAAGTGAAGTTTTAGTCGTCATCGGTATTGGTGGATCTTATTTAGGTGCTAAAGCTGGCCTTGAGTTTTTAAAAGTTCCATTTGAAGAAAAGACCCTAGAAATCGTTTTTGCAGGACATCATATGTCAGGAAGTTATTTAAAACATTTAACCAATTACTTAAAAGATAAATCATTTAGTATCAATGTGATTTCAAAATCAGGAACAACTACAGAACCTGCGATTGCGTTTAGAGTATTAAAAGATTTACTCATTGAAAAAGTGGGAGAAGCAGAAGCTAAAACAAGAATTTACGCAACTACTGATAAACAAAGAGGTGCTTTATATACATTAAGTAAAGCTGAAGGATATGAAATGTTTATTATTCCTGATGATGTTGGTGGAAGATTTAGTGTACTTACACCTGTTGGGTTATTGCCACTCGCTGCAGACGGTTTAGATGTTAAATCGATGCTTAAAGGCGCAAAAGATGCAGAGATAAGATTTTCGAATCCTAAATTAGAAGAAAACGAAGCTTATTTATACGCTGTAACACGTTATTTATTATATAAACAAGGCTATAAAATTGAAATGCTTGTTGGCTATGAACCAAACCTACTTTTCTTAAATGAATGGTGGAAACAATTATATGGTGAATCAGAAGGAAAAGATCATAAGGGCTTATTTGTAGCAAGCGCTGGTTTTTCTACTGACCTCCATTCTCTTGGGCAATACATTCAAGATGGCGAACGTCATTTATTTGAAACAGTCATCCAAGTAGAAAATACAAATGATGATACAATCATTCCAGAGACAAATGATGATTTAGACCAGCTCAATTATTTAGCAGGTAAAACATTATCATATGTGAATAAACAAGCTTTAAAAGGTACCATGATGGCTCATAAGGATGGATTGGTACCAAATATGTTATTATCTATCCCATCTTTTGATAGTTATACATTTGGATATCTTGTTTATTTCTTTGAAAAAGCTTGCGCAATGAGCGCGTATTTGATTGATGTAAATCCATTCAACCAACCAGGTGTTGAAGACTATAAGAAAAATATGTTTGCATTATTAGGTAAAAAAGGGTACGAACACATCTTAAAATAG
- a CDS encoding tRNA (adenosine(37)-N6)-threonylcarbamoyltransferase complex ATPase subunit type 1 TsaE, whose product MKKKYSNSAEETQNLGYEIGLLLKDEPHVVILLDGDLGSGKTTLTQGIAKGLGIDQVVNSPTFTILKKYISKDRKHTLYHLDLYRLTDVGSDFDLEEYIDGQGLVVVEWPFQVEDLLPSDYLIIRIRKTGDHMREFTLECVGYPCRRAVEYV is encoded by the coding sequence ATGAAGAAAAAATATTCAAATTCAGCAGAAGAAACACAAAATTTAGGATATGAAATAGGTCTATTACTAAAAGATGAACCTCATGTTGTTATCTTACTAGATGGAGATTTGGGTTCAGGGAAGACCACATTAACTCAAGGGATTGCTAAGGGCTTAGGCATCGACCAAGTCGTTAACAGTCCTACTTTTACCATTTTAAAGAAATATATATCTAAAGATAGAAAACATACTTTGTATCACTTAGATTTATATAGGTTAACTGATGTTGGTTCTGACTTTGATTTAGAAGAATACATCGATGGACAAGGACTCGTTGTTGTTGAATGGCCATTTCAAGTTGAGGATTTATTACCATCCGATTACTTAATCATCAGAATAAGAAAAACTGGAGACCATATGAGAGAGTTCACGCTTGAGTGTGTTGGTTATCCATGTAGAAGAGCGGTGGAATACGTATGA
- a CDS encoding tRNA (adenosine(37)-N6)-threonylcarbamoyltransferase complex dimerization subunit type 1 TsaB, which yields MKRRLMFDVSTNVMFVGFTKDYMLTDFSIRIAKRDHAKYLVDRIDQVLRRNRVTLDHLDEIIIGIGPGSYTGLRIAVMVGKMLAWTKNIPLRTVSSLFFMTSGYEERVAALIDARRGFVFSMVHDQKNILLEDGYRDLKDLASNDIYRSAKTVFIDDRSFLVSPKYIIEKSVLVENIHDLVPNYLRKTEAESKHDQKSDT from the coding sequence ATGAAAAGAAGATTAATGTTTGATGTTTCTACAAACGTTATGTTTGTTGGATTTACAAAAGATTATATGTTAACTGATTTTAGTATACGTATTGCTAAAAGAGATCATGCTAAATATTTAGTTGATCGCATCGATCAAGTCTTAAGAAGAAATCGAGTAACACTAGATCACTTAGATGAAATCATTATTGGTATTGGACCAGGTAGTTATACAGGATTAAGGATTGCAGTGATGGTTGGTAAGATGTTGGCGTGGACGAAAAATATTCCTTTAAGAACAGTGAGTAGCTTATTTTTCATGACATCTGGTTATGAAGAAAGAGTAGCTGCATTGATTGATGCTAGACGAGGGTTTGTTTTTTCAATGGTTCATGATCAAAAAAATATATTACTAGAAGATGGTTATAGAGATTTAAAAGATTTAGCAAGCAACGATATCTATAGATCTGCAAAAACCGTTTTTATTGATGATAGAAGTTTTTTAGTATCACCCAAATACATTATTGAAAAAAGTGTTTTAGTAGAAAACATTCATGATTTAGTACCAAATTATTTAAGAAAGACTGAAGCTGAGAGTAAACATGATCAGAAAAGCGATACCTAA